The Sabethes cyaneus chromosome 1, idSabCyanKW18_F2, whole genome shotgun sequence DNA segment catattgaccagattttagagGCTGGAGGAAATCTCGAGGATACAGCGATGGTAATGACGGAAATtcagctcgaagatcttatgccaatcctggtattagttctgaaatcacgggtattgATATGACATTAATTAAAAgattgagaaattttcttacagcaagttcttgaacacattatttcagaaaaattcgaaacttattgtttgtataccaaaaacctttacgtcGGGGTATTATAGTCCTCATATAacacgtccactgcaatgcaaagaatttgaattcgcggtcctaaatgaatctagacaactatattgctgataggacgaatgacagaagaagcaaaaaaataagtttctttgtttaattatagtcactttaacaactcgggtcattcgtgacttctgcggggttgggaattgaaccagggtcgtcggtgtgagaggcgtgaatgctagccactgcaccggtattgaccctcacgaaaataagatTATGCCTtataagacaatattttacaagcaaaaataagtgtgaaaaaacaaatcgtgatagaattattcgtcttcttatttctccggataaagcttatagcttcttcgaaacggaaaaatgcatttagaaaaatctttctgagaacgctatattactattaaagacgaaacgtgaaactagtgattctgcagaaggagaagaagaagaagaagaagaagaagaaggagaagaaaaagaagaagaagaagaagatggagataaagaagattaagaaaactaataaggggaaaagttttgatttttgattaatattaacttatattgattttgtgttgattattaaagctcatacttgctttgaatagttttatataatgttttatcctacaAAAAttcatctgcaatagttttccaaatgaccctcatttcttatacgtcattatacttaaaaaatacttgaaaaatagttgaaaattctccctaacacaaaaaatatacgttctaatgcaaaataaacctgaaatttgggctcagcaccccaaaattacttaagaaccacatattatccttaatttaaagagatttttttgcttggccagcgtttgtatggagtcgccccactgtgcaatgATCCGggggattgcttcgtacagtcaCTCGCTCCCTGCTTTTAAAAGTATTAGAAATCGCGGTACCGTCCTTCTCTGCAGCTCTACCGTTTTTAGCTCACTGATTGTCTTTTCAACCTCTTCATGTGCTGGGGCCTTAATCGCGTAACGGCTACACCAGATTTTTCCAGCTATTCTCCGTGTTTGCTTCAAAAATCCACAGCCTCAGCAAGTGATTCTTCCGCCTGGTCGTTACCGCTATTTTGTCAGTAAACAGGTTGCCAGCATTATCATTGCACACCCGATTCGTGACGAATTTCCTGCTCCTCGCCGTTCTACGTCGTTGCTCGCGAAACACCCCACTGCCACACCTCTGCCTCTGTGAGCACATTTCCTCGCGCTTATCCTGatcaaattaatttcaaaagAATGAAATAATATCTTTTAGTGCAGATTATCTAATGAACACACCGTCTCCAAAGTATCACTAAGGCAGTCCACGAGACCTGGAGAAAACTCCAGTTTGCCCATGCCTGCTTCTCGCCTTCAACTGTTTTTTGGGTCTTCTCTAGGTTTCGTTGAAGATTACCTAATATTGCTCGATTGGTCCATAGTCTGGCATGTTTGAAGGGCTTTCGCCCTCAGGACACAATGTGTCGGTGGCCTTTGTTTCGTAATGATCGGTTGCCAAATCCAACCAAAACAGCATGGACTACTCGGGTGCTTCAGGAAAGGTAGCAGACGTTCTTCCGGACATGCGTTTACATAAATTTCCTTTTTGACTATCCCGGCTGGTATGAAAATGACGCCAAACCAGCTATTTCCTAGCGAACTTCGACAGTTTTAAATGCTTGACAATGTACACGCCACCTTTATCAGAAGGGAAAGTaaaacttaatattttttgaaacgatggttttacaattgatggaaggacggtaggggaaagtaatgaaaataattagcgtagctacctattacccccccccccccccttcctttccactttttcccctcctttcccaaaaaattttcattactttcccctaccgtccctccatcaattgtaaaaccatcgtttcaaaaaatattaatattaatgcctgaccgcatttcatggtcaaagactaaaacacgagtttggtcaaagtAAAACTTGTAAAACTTTCGGTTAGGAAGGCATATGAAACGAACTACGTCAGCATCGTCATGTACAGCTCCCGAGGTCGTGTTTTTGCTGTCATATTTAGATAATCGTCAAAAGTCGGTGTACTTactttattcagccgagagccggggtggcttttgccgtatcaagaattcctctcacttgtactcggtcctgtgctactcgtcgccaattcgttgcgcatctcgacacacgcaagacgTCTTCAACCAGGTCGAGCCGAGTCGAGTTttcggatttcactacacagtcgtccggcatccttgcgacgtggccggcccaccgtagtctcccaactttcgccaggtgtacgatgggaatctctccaagcagtgcctgtagctcgtgattcatacgtctccgccactctccgctttccgtttgcactccgccaaaaatagtccgcaacactttcgttcaaaaacggcaagtgcacgtatgtcttccgtaagcaaagttactgtttcaagtccgtagaggactaccggtcttattagcgtttggcacatcgtcagctttgtgcgatggcgtatgctcccagatcgaaacgtcttgcggagaaaagtaggctcgatttccagcttgaatgcgtcgttggatctccttactcgtattattgtcggcggtgaccagtgatcccaaatatacgaactcatcaaccacttccagttcatcgccgtcaatagtcactgtccgttggaggtaaacgttactttctcgggagtctcttcctaccatGTATTTAGTTtccgacgcattaatttgtaaccctatcctcctagcctcagTTTTTAGTCtcgcgtagattgcctccgccgtcccacagtttctagtaatgatgtcgaggtcgtttgcaaaagctaggagttggctactcttgctgaagatcgttcccctcgtttcgatgcccgctcaccggatcacactttcaaaaacgatattgaataacatacaggacagtccatccccttgccgtaaccctctgcgcgattcgaaaggacttgagagtgtccccgaaacgcgcacgaaacacatcactcgttccagagtagctttgatcagccgcgtcagtttgtccggaaaaccgtactcgtgcattatctgccatagctgttcgcgttcaacggtatcgtatgctgctctgaaatccacgaaaatatgatgcgtgggcacgttgtactctcgacatttctgaaggatttgtcggagagtaaaaatttggtccgtagtagcacgggcccccataaagcccgcctgatactgccctacgagatctcttgctattggggatagacgacgcaagaaaatctgggagagcaccttgtaggcggcgtttactagCGTTatgccggtacgctgttgtcgtttgtaggtaggCATTTTCACGGTGCGCGAGTAAAATTTTGTATAGAAAGTAGCCCTGCTTACTTGGACGCTATTTTGATAACTGAAGCGCaaatgtcaaaatcaaaataaaggcATCATTCTGTAGGTACGCACACATTTACAGAATGAGAGATATTCATGATATTCGATTGTACGATTGAAAATAATGCGTCAAGTTCAACTAAATGTTGATCGTAACATCCTTTATATTGAATGCTTGTATGTTTTGGACAGGATTTTTGGCAAGTTGCGCCGTAAATAATTATACATAGAACATCCTTCATTATGGCACGTATACAGTTAAGTCGCGCTGCGATTATGATTATGTGATCTGTGGATTATGCGGTAAGTAATGCAGAGAACCTGATTTATTGCAGGCTGTAAATAAATAGGTTTGAACAGCTGAGTAAACACGCTTGCTTAACAGTTTTGAGTTAACTCGAGCTATAAATAAATGCAATCAGTTCTCGGTAATTGCAGTTAAGGAAAATAGTTTAATCCGTTTGCTCGCAATGCGTTTAATACTTTTGTTGTTAACATCTCTCTATATTCTTATTCAGGTGAAATGTGATTCTTCCAGTAAAGACAAAATGTGTGACATTAGTGAAATAGGTAAGAATAAGTAAAAAAGCAATATGCAGAAAGTAGACACAATCTTCTCGAATTCAAAGGTGAAGCGGAGAAGCTGTTCTTCGATGCTTTTCGAGTGAATTTCGACATCAATAAGATGTCACGAGATGCGGCTAGAATTGCTGGTTGCCTTGAAAGCAAAACCCTGAAATTAAATCCGATTCCTGGTTGTCTGAAGGTAAACTAGtacttttttgtcacgtttgtTGTGCAAAAGTTAATCACTCTGTCGTATTTGTAGCCCAAGTACTGTGCCGCGGTGCAATGTACACGTTGATAACCAGCTATAAATCCACATTGGCCAGCAAATCCTCTCAAGTGACGACAGAGACATTACGGAAAGTGGCTCAGGGACTTTGTATGGTGGCAAAGTTGGAGAATGagtattgcaaaaaacttgtcGATATTTATTTGGTGAGTAATAATCACCAAACTAAAAACCCTTTTCATTTATAAGCTTCTTCCGTCCTTTTACGTAGCCTACGATAGCGCAAGTTCTTCAAAAGAACTGCAACATCACACCCAACCAGATATGTTCGATGGTATTTTCACCGATCCAATGTGTTGAGCAGCACTCCGCTGAATTGAGTCCAAAACCGGTGGTTCTTAGCGATCGACCGACTAAGCTACCGATAGCGAAGCATTCCTCGAATCTACCCCCAATTAAAATTCTTCACATCACTGATATTCATTATGATCCCGAGTACAAGCAAGGGGTCGAGTCCCTAGAAGTTGCGAAACGGTGCAAAAACACGTTCGGTTGTTGTAGAACTGCGCCGTCTGCTGGGGCAACGGAAAACTATTGGGGAAACTATCACTTTTGCGATACTCCAAAGCATCTGCTCGAAACGACTCTCAAACAGATCGCTGCAAAACATCCGGATATCAACCTCATTTATTTGACGGGAGATCTCTTACGGCATCACATAACCGAGATCGACTTTGAGACCCTCAAACGAGATTCCAGCTATGTGCTGGATTTGTTCATAAGTACCTTCCGCAATGTACCGATCCTATTTGCGTACGGAAATCACGACACGAATGTTTTCGGGGCATTTTCATCTGCGCTGGTGAACACAAAAGATGGCGGGCAAGCAAATGTTTACTCGTTCTACCAGCAATGGATAAAGGAGCTGTGGAACAATGGCAAACTAATTGATAACTTAAAAATACCACCCAAA contains these protein-coding regions:
- the LOC128732705 gene encoding sphingomyelin phosphodiesterase-like is translated as MYTLITSYKSTLASKSSQVTTETLRKVAQGLCMVAKLENEYCKKLVDIYLPTIAQVLQKNCNITPNQICSMVFSPIQCVEQHSAELSPKPVVLSDRPTKLPIAKHSSNLPPIKILHITDIHYDPEYKQGVESLEVAKRCKNTFGCCRTAPSAGATENYWGNYHFCDTPKHLLETTLKQIAAKHPDINLIYLTGDLLRHHITEIDFETLKRDSSYVLDLFISTFRNVPILFAYGNHDTNVFGAFSSALVNTKDGGQANVYSFYQQWIKELWNNGKLIDNLKIPPKTEGYYTVKFTGKFRVIVLNSNIAYIYNWWMLVEHFYAAELQWLQNVLARAESRQERVHILSHIPPNHPTLLHGWSREYQRIVERYSGTIVAQFNGHSHFDEFAMFYDSRDLSKPISVAWNGGALTPHVYNNPNYHIITLDPKNLGVSQLESYYLNLAEANENPRRDLNWKLLFNMTDTYGLENLSLESLDRFVQCLAADESVSQQYWANKVKKSPRVKRPLTAECRAALICDIVTTDVRNSSKCEELAGKYRSGWGSANVKLCPMDGM